In a single window of the Bactrocera dorsalis isolate Fly_Bdor chromosome 2, ASM2337382v1, whole genome shotgun sequence genome:
- the LOC105233182 gene encoding aminopeptidase N: MFCSKLQVCVLLVTLALIGRCEAGVYSLPPLDENPSARLISGRIGTGGSPRADLDYRLPNTTEPVHYDVDLTTNVHNGTKAFQGTVNIVIKVIEDTTTIVLHQRQLSIVKVTIKNTDLVNPAEETLNISYEEEREFLSLTPANQTLTFTKGSNWNLTISYTGELREDNAGFYLSTYTSLQGQERYLATTQFESTDARHAFPCYDEPAKRATFSIILRHDPSYNAISNMPLDETLSTPGYSVFEKTVNMPSYLVAFIVSDFEYTEGILNSRTQRIYTRPGTVDEQEFALVSGLLLLRRLEEYYDVQFALPKIYQVGVPDFAAGAMENWGLATYREEYMLYNTENSTTSTQTNIATIVAHEYCHQWFGNLVAIKWWTYLWLKEGFATLFSWQATDEAYPEWDVYQMFLTGDYQRALTSDGTGQMPPMTHYVQTPAEISSRYDSISYSKAGSVLYMWQSAFPKNVFRQGLNLYLTSNQFSAADENQLFESLGIAAGANNVPIPATMQNMFASWSRQSTYPLLTVTRNYNGKSFTVQQEAFYDNTNTTSDQTWYIPFNYAHKANPDHRNTTASHFLLNVKEIEIQDNDLAADDWLLLNKQSTGFYRINYDEQNWKLLSEALQTQTFKFDPRNRAQLIFDAYKFSSTGRLSQDIFLNLLQYLPNEDQYAPWTTVYSVIVTFNTYLNGDADYKNFQLFIAELVTNIYEKLGINDVSGEHHLTKSVRNIAINLACMAGIESCLQETNNKLKELVNNGVAIEPNLQRQIYCNGLMQSGDAEFTFVYNQLMASDDQALRRTLIASLGCSTTESQLKSFVDSSIDESAGWRVQERITILSAAYSASSVGLSVSIDFLSENWEAYGNLTAGFGGENPLNTAMVGMAAYVVNEEQRTKYFALVDKVKGSNKVQSNLEDVVKARVQTNFDWLNNNRAPIMSWVNANVIKSGSATLSASLATLFTAFTVVLARYF, translated from the exons ATGTTTTGCAGCAAGTTACAAGTGTGTGTCCTTTTGGTCACATTGGCCCTTATTGGTCGTTGTGAAGCGGGTGTATACAGTTTGCCGCCACTAGATGAGAATCCTTCAGCGCGTTTGATAAGTGGTAGAATCGGCACCGGTGGTTCACCGAGAGCTGATCTCGATTATCGGCTACCAAACACCACCGAACCCGTGCACTACGATGTTGATCTGACGACAAATGTACATAATGGCACGAAGGCTTTCCAGGGCACAgttaatattgttattaaaGTGATCGAAGATACAACGACAATCGTTTTGCATCAACGACAATTGAGCATTGTTAAAGTGACCATAAAAAATACTGATCTAGTCAATCCTGCTGAGGAAACTTTAAACATTTCGTATGAAGAAGAGCGCGAATTTTTGAGTCTGACGCCTGCCAATCAAACGCTCACCTTCACCAAAGGCAGCAACTGGAATTTAACCATTAGCTATACTGGTGAATTGCGTGAAGACAATGCTGGTTTCTACCTGTCAACCTACACTAGTCTCCAAGGCCAGGAACG TTATTTGGCAACGACACAATTTGAGTCGACCGATGCCCGTCACGCCTTCCCATGCTACGATGAGCCAGCCAAACGTGCCACATTCAGCATTATCCTTCGTCATGATCCTTCTTATAATGCCATATCCAACATGCCATTGGACGAAACTCTAAGCAC GCCTGGCTATTCCGTCTTtgaaaaaactgtaaatatgcCATCCTATTTGGTCGCGTTCATTGTGTCCGATTTTGAGTATACGGAAGGTATCTTAAATTCGCGAACACAACGCATTTACACACGTCCCGGCACTGTGGATGAACAAGAGTTCGCTTTGGTATCCGGTTTATTGCTGCTGCGCCGTCTTGAGGAATACTACGATGTGCAATTCGCATTGCCGAAGATCTATCAAGTTGGTGTACCCGATTTCGCTGCTGGTGCAATGGAGAACTGGGGTTTGGCTACATATCGCGAAGAATATATGCTGTACAATACCGAGAACTCGACCACgagtacacaaacaaatatcgCAACCATTGTTGCACACGAGTACTGTCATCAATGGTTTGGCAATTTGGTAGCCATCAAATGGTGGACATATCTTTGGCTTAAAGAAGGTTTTGCCACATTGTTCTCCTGGCAGGCAACAGATGAG GCTTACCCTGAATGGGATGTGTATCAAATGTTCCTTACTGGCGACTATCAACGTGCACTAACCTCCGATGGTACGGGTCAAATGCCTCCAATGACACATTATGTGCAAACACCAGCAGAAATTTCAAGTCGTTACGATTCCATTTCATACTCGAAAGCTGGTTCCGTACTGTACATGTGGCAGAGCGCTTTCCCTAAGAATGTTTTCCGTCAAGGCTTGAATCTCTATTTGACCTCAAA CCAATTCAGTGCCGCTGATGAGAATCAACTTTTCGAATCGCTCGGCATTGCAGCCGGTGCCAATAACGTACCGATTCCAGCCACAATGCAAAATATGTTCGCTAGTTGGTCTCGTCAATCCACCTATCCGCTGCTGACTGTTACTCGTAATTACAATGGCAAGTCGTTCACCGTACAGCAGGAAGCCTTCTACGACAATACGAACACCACATCGGATCAAACGTGGTACATACCCTTCAATTATGCGCACAAAGCGAATCCGGATCATCGTAATACCACCGCTTCGCATTTCTTATTGAATGTCAAAGAGATCGAAATCCAAGACAATGATTTGGCAGCCGATGACTGGTTGCTACTGAACAAACAATCTACCGGTTTCTATCGCATCAATTATGATGAACAAAATTGGAAACTACTTAGTGAAGCGCTACAAACACAAACATTCAAATTCGATCCACGTAATCGTGCACAGCTTATTTTCGACGCCTACAAGTTCAGTTCCACTGGACGCCTTAGCCAGGATATCTTCTTGAATTTACTACAATACCTGCCGAACGAAGATCAATATGCGCCATGGACAACAGTCTACTCCGTAATCGTTACATTCAATACTTAcctgaatggtgatgcggattataaaaatttccaattatTTATTGCTGAATTGGTTACGAATATCTATGAAAAATTGGGTATCAACGATGTAAGCGGCGAACATCATCTCACCAAATCCGTACGTAATATTGCCATTAATCTTGCCTGTATGGCTGGTATTGAGAGCTGCCTACAAGAGACCAATAACAAATTGAAAGAACTCGTTAATAATGGTGTAGCAATCGAACCAAATCTACAGCGACAAATCTACTGTAACGGTCTAATGCAATCCGGTGATGCCGAATTCACTTTCGTCTATAATCAATTAATGGCATCCGATGATCAGGCATTGCGTCGTACGCTCATCGCATCGTTGGGTTGCTCGACAACCGAGTCACAATTGAAGAGCTTCGTGGACAGCTCAATTGATGAGTCCGCCGGTTGGCGTGTACAAGAGCGCATCACAATACTTAGTGCGGCATATTCGGCCAGCAGTGTGGGACTTAGTGTAAGCATTGATTTTCTCAGCGAAAATTGGGAGGCTTACGGCAATTTGACGGCAGGTTTCGGTGGTGAGAATCCACTCAATACAGCTATGGTGGGCATGGCCGCATACGTGGTCAATGAGGAACAGCGAACCAAA taTTTCGCGTTGGTGGATAAGGTTAAGGGCAGCAATAAGGTGCAATCCAATTTGGAGGATGTCGTCAAGGCTCGCGTGCAGACTAATTTCGACTGGTTGAACAACAATCGTGCTCCGAT